The Astatotilapia calliptera chromosome 8, fAstCal1.2, whole genome shotgun sequence nucleotide sequence TTAGCACAACGTTATTTTAGCCTGCACTGAGCACCCGCTAACAGACCCCAGATCAGACACAGAAATCAGGCCCACAGGGACGACAGGAAGTCAGAGCGCTCAACAGCGTTAACTTCAGAGGACagaaagtgatgtcatgtttgtttttgaagaacTTCCAGAAAGTCAAACATCTTCCCTCTCTGCTCACCTTCAAACTGTGAATGTGCCGCTTGCCCTCTGCAACCCCACCACCCCACATTCCACCTGTGGCCCCGCCCCCTCTGAGCTCCATGTtggtgctgtttcctgtcagaaagtgcgtttttatttttgatgaatAAAGCTTGAATGTTGCCCGCTGGTGTCGTCTTCTATCGATCACATTCACACGGCGCTCTGATGATGTCACACGGTGTATGATGATGTCACTGCTGTTGACCTGTGGGTAGGTGTGACCTCGTGGTGCTATCTGTATTAGTAACATTTGACAAGGTGGTGATGTGAACGTGGAAGTGGCGGTTGAATGAACCCAGGAAGACAATAAAGCGCTCTCATACCTGAACGGCGTCGCTCTTTTATTTCACCTGAGCTGAACTTTGTTGTCATAGCAACCAAAGCTGATTAAGAGTGAAGCAGATaaacagtaaaactgaaaataagtgaaCTTTACTGAACTCAGCAGTGGGAACAAGTCCTGGGGGATGTactgccacctggtggtccgtGCTGGAACTGCAGCTGCTGACAGTAAAGACTTAAACATTTCAATACagctttattaaataataaagataaatcaAGTGGACCAGTGTGGCAAAGCCGTAATGATCCGTTtggcaaaataaaatcagttggGCATTTTTATcggccttcagacaataattgtGATTTCTACAGTTCCGGACGCGACAGGCATGAACAAAAAAGCTTTATTAGTGTAAACATTAACGACCAGCAGACTGCATAACCCCTTCCTGCAGACCCACCCGAGACAGGTGTTCATCCTAGAGTGCAACCAGGGTGGGCGGAGCCTGAGACCCACTGAAGAGACGAGACCTCATTCAGCTCCGACATTATAATCTTCGGTAAGCAGGACTCTATTAGTCTCAAAAGAAACAATTTGGGCCCATTATCAGCTCATGTACATCCCCGTGTAAAAaatcttggtttcatttttgattCCACTCTCAAGCTGGACAAGCAAATAAATCCAGTCGTTCGTGGCAGTTTTTTCCAACTCAGGAGCGTTTCTAAACTAAAAAATATCCTGTCATCTAAAGACCTGGAAACTGTTATCCATGCTTTCATATCGTCACGTCTTGACTATTGTAACTCTCTCTATTTAGGCATCTGTCACTCGAGCCTGTCACGCCTGCAACTTGTTCAAAATGCAGCCGCAAGGCTCCTGACGGgcactagaaagagagagaatgtTACCCCGGTACTCGCATCTCTACATTGGCTACCACTTAAACATAGAATCGATTTTAAggttttactatttctttttaaagctctCCATGGTTTGGCTCCAGGTTACATTTCAGATCTTAGCCTGCACCGACCCACTCGATCTCTGCGCTCCTCCAGTCAGATGGTTTTATCCGTTCCACGCTCCCAGCTCAAATCTAGAGGTGACAGGGCTTTCTCCATTGCCGCCCCGAGACTCTGGAATAGTCTTCCCCCTTCATAAAATCCTCTTCATCCTTGGAAGTCTTTAAATCGAATCTCAAGACCTACTTATTTTCCAAGGCTTTCGGATCTCTTTGATATCTTTTTTATTCTGTCTATTTGGTCTCTCATCTTATTGGATGATGTTGCATGTGTATATACGTTATGTTCAcatatgtgtgcttgtgtgtgaatgtgtacagttttgtatatgtatgtgcatATTTGCATGTACATTATATGCTATATACTCTTACGTGTCTTacaattcctttttaaaatgttttctttctacttTAATTCTTTTATTATATCATCCCtcagttcagcactttggccgacacttgatgtcttttaaatgtgctgtataaataaagatgacttgactcctaacaagaccaggtttcctccagaaggtttgccaattatctatgaagcccacatcgtttctgggacgccactcagacagccagcagtttaaggagaacatgcggctaaacatgtcactgctggtctgattggggaggggaccagagaaaactacagagtcccacattgttttagctctggcccctggaagacagtTGAccatggttgccggtgtctctagcttcacatgtcggggcggctgtggctcagatggtagagcagatcagctgatcggaaggtcggtggttcgatccttggcttccccagtctgcatgccaagtagcCTTGCCCTCCAggttcatcggagtgtgaatgcgTGCGAATACAGGTTAGGTTGCACTCGTGTATATGAGtgggtgtgaatgaggcatgttgtatagagcgctttgagtactccgggagagtagaaaagcgctatataagaatcagtccattaaccatgtctgagaacagaatcaccaaatGATGATGATCCTAACACAGACGCTCTCGTACAAACTCATCTCCCTCTGCAGGACTTCCACAGGTCCTGCAGAGGGAGATGAGTTTGTACGAGAGCGTCTGTACTCGCTGCTGCAGCGCTAAGAACAGTGTTTTTAAACAAGTGCAACCGACGCTGCTCACAAACGGGCTCGTGTCTTTGAGTATTAGTGTCAGGTTGCTGCCATCACACCCCTCAGTCACACACCAAATGCTCGAATACTTCGTAGCAGGAGGGCTCCAACCATCGCCACCGTTTAGTTTCTGTCCCACAGAGCCGCAGTTAGAGTGCAGAAATCCTCCAAACAAAGTGAAGCGTCAGCCTGAAGATGGTACTgcgtctttctttttcctctcaaaGCAAGTTTGTGTGAGAAGTTAAAGATCTGAGCAGTCTGGGTTTGAGTGGGTGGAGCGATCAGAGTGGGTGGGTGGAGCGATCAGTTTCAGACACTTTTAATCAAAAAACAGACACATACAGGTGCTAGAGCAGCAGAGTGTTTTATTaccaaaaagttaaaaacagcagtcaGGTCACAGTTTGTCAAAACGTCATCAGCAAAAAACAGTCACACAACAGCTCAACAAGAAAACATCTGCTGGCGCACACACTGAGAAGTCCTCCAGCTGCGGGGCGCTTTGAACGCACCACGAGAGAAACATCAGAAAATAATTTCATCTGCAAGAAGTTTAAAAGGGCCCGCTGTGAGCGCCACGCCAGCCAGCGTTACATGACACACACCGGTGAGCCtgcagcgccccctgctgtcTGCCACCCCTTACATGGCACCCCACtcgaggtcaaaggtcagagtagCTTATGGCGTGAACGGTCTCGCCTAAAATGACAGAGTGTTAAGAGTCTCCTCACAGTTTCACATCTGCAGCAGCGAAGAGCTCAAAGAATGACTTTCACCTCTGACCAAACCTCACAAGACTGAACCgccacagccaatcagagtgtCAGGGAAGCTGCCTAACAGGAAGTAAGGTCACAGCCAAGCTTGGTGGATATCAGGTGACTACCGGGGGCGCCTTAGCGCTGCGATCAGCGGCCCAGCAGGACGGGTGCGGCCTGACAGGCAGGACTCGGGGCAAACACTGCACAGGTGACAGCGCAGCTTCAGGTTTTATTCTGAAATCCACATCAGGATTTCCTGTCTTTAAGCTCAGAGGTGGACGCGCGAGGCATTCAGGGTCAGAGATGGCAGCAGGATTTCAGCACTGAAACTAAGCTGTGGCGGTTAAAGGTCATTTTTAGTCTGAGTGAAGCGTGGAGAGACTTCGTCCTTGAGAGCGCCAACGCTTCAACGTTCACGTTTTCCAGGCGAGGCACTCGCTCACGTCTGCTCCCAGTccatctttcatttaaaaacatcaaactgcGTCTCAAACGGCTCGCTGGCAGTCGCCTTGACGGGAGCTTGGCCCACGCTGGAACTTGGCACAATCTGGGTCTCTGCAGACGCCATTTTCACAGCGCTGCTGTGACGGCAGCATCAGCTGAGGTTAGGTCTCAGTAAGCTTTTTATTAACTGCCCAATCAGAGCAGCTCACTGGCCTGAGATCACCCCCCCATCTGCAGTGGCtcagcagcaaaaaaacaaaacaaacaacaacaaaaacaccaaaaattaAAAGTGTTAAAAGTTTCCTGtaaatttgacatcacaacGTGTCAGCAAACACCGGCGGTGCGTTCACAGTTTCCTCTTCAGAATAAAAGtctgccagtgcttcctgtctAAACCCTTAAGTCCAGCAGGTTAAGCCGCAAGTCCCTGAACACGACGTGTCTGCACACCTGAGGGGACAAAAGAGGACGGGTTACAGGTGATTCAGAGTCGGGGCTGAACACAGGACGCGGTATCCTGACAATGAGGTCGACCTCGGCGAGGGTCTCACCGTGAAGAGCGGCGGCTCCTTGGAGTGAGGATGGAAACCTTTCAGCTTGCAGGCAGAAACTTCGGACATCCCCAGGTTGGTCAGCCTGAACACACCTGTGCTGGGGGGGAGACAGGCGGAGCGACATTAGCGGGCTGAAAGGCCTCGTGGGAAATCGGCATACATGCGTGCTCCAGTGACAGACTTACTCGTTGTGTTTTGGCGCGCAGACGATGGCGACGGCTTCCGGCAGCATCAGTTGATATGAGCAGTGAGTGTGGAGGTCGACGCTGGACAGGAAGGCCGTCTGAGTGGGATGAGTCTGaacacagaggtcagaggtcacacacACTGAACTACAACCCTGACtgaagtagggctgccacaaacgattattttgatagtagactagtcaccgattatttatgcgattagtcgactaatcagatcatcatccattggacgtaaaactacagcttattgcaccagcagcatctgctcttctataactatcattagcttacagctttaagtgtgtaaggtgctaactaaaaataaagacaagatgatagtttattatattatttattatattataattttaatgaaatttgcagattgtttcggtgacgtttaataaactccttgctatctaaaatataacaggacaccggagtaaattctccagcatctcacacttctgataatcagctgtctgcttgacgtttattcagctgtgtaaaaactataactttaatctcagccaaaccgatttactcaggaacaaataaaatactaaaaaaaaagccaaacaacaacatttttaagttatctaagtgactcatatatcatgtttaacctgagtagcgaaagacagcggtgggtttgaaaacaatttgccgggagtccggtgttctcacggcgctagtgacctagcccccggctagctaacgagctagtgggtaacagacgtctccgaaaacgtcggagcgcttttgaaaatatgcggtgtcctgataaactgagcagatatttgaggtttacacagctacattctcgcctgaaaatatgttaaatgtttattttgtgacccagaaagaataataagagtaaagttaaagctaactagctgccgccattgttgacaactgagctgggccgcgctatgaattctgggacacagcttcttcttcttcggggtttaacggcagctggcatccttgtacatgcagtgctgccatcttctgtttcagtccgttattacactcttaaatcctgctactcattcctgcgtcttttgggatcttacaaagcttcaaacgacacgtcgactattaaatcagtcgtcgacgattttgatagtcgacaaatcgtggcagccctagactGAAGTGACGCGTGGAGGGTGAGAGAGTGCAGAGTGAGACCTCTCCCTCGCTCTGCTCATCTGTTGCTCGACCGCAGGCACCGTTTCCATGGTGATATATGATCatgtaaatgaaggagaaacgCTGGTTTTCTCAGGAACGTGTGCTCGCTTACAGTACTTGTGGGGACTTGATACCAAACCACTCACCAAAAGAGGCCCCGAGTGAGGCATTTGTGAGGACATTAACCAGACGGGTAACCTTACAGTTTATTTTAGTGTCGCACTGTTTCTGTTCTCACAAACTGCTGTTGCTACGAAGAAGGTTAACTGCATCTCTACAAGAGCCAATCATGGAGCTCCAGGACCTCCTCCAAGCCCCTCCCCCCAGCTTGCATGCTTACGTGGATCCAGCCCAGCGTCAGCAGGTGATGCTCATCCTGGAAGCTGAACAGCTCCTCCACGTTCTCCATGTCGCAGAAATCCGGGCCGGCGGTCTGTTTGGGGACTACGACGTGAGTCAGCGTGAACTCGTTGTGCGTCTGAGAATGAGAGAGAGGCGGGGCTTGGCTGGTGGTATATGACTGAAAATGGGTGAGGGCGGGACAGGACGTGCGTTTCGCTCACCAGCTGTCCGCAGAGGACGCCGCAGGTCTCGATTCCTCTGGCCGTGTTTGACCGGGCCAGCGAGAGGAAACTCTGAGTCAGCCCTTTGGGAATCAGGACTCGCCTCAGGCCCTCCACCCTCTCacctgtacacaaacacacctggTTTAAGAGGGCGTAACGTCTGTGTGGAGGTCTGATTGAACCTTTTGCACCGCATACGACAGGTACGCAGTAAACGCAGGTAAACGGAGTGACTGTGTACTGACTCTGTACTCCAGCCAGCGTGGCGGCGGGTTGGCTCACAGGGGCAGGCAGTCTGTTTCTGTTAGGGTCTGCCCCCAGGGATCGTATGCTGtttttgattggctgctggGACAGACGGGAGCCGTCTGTCACCTCAGGCACTTTGGTCTGAACCtgcaacacaaacatgaaaGACACAGTCAAACTACACAGTACTCACAGTACTCGGTAGTCTGAGCCAGTATTACAGTACACCAGTACTTCACAAGCTAATCTGTTAGTAGGCAGGCTAACGTTAGCTCAGAGTCAGGTTAGAGTTTAATCCTGAGTGTAAAGCTGGTCgaccttagcttccctgctaaCACCAGCTAGCTGGTTAGCGTTTAGCTAGTTCTAACGTCAAAATGAGACACGAGTGTTAGTTTGTGTTGAGCCGGTCATTTACTGGACTCTCTTTGTAAGCTAATGCTGGCTAACGTTAGCTAGTGTTGCTCCCTGTGGACGAGGCAGGTCCGTACATGAAGGTTGTCCTGCTGCCAAAGGCACTGCAGTATGAAACAAAACATCGACGCAGCTTCCGCATCGAGAAGATTAAGCCAGCGAGAAATTCCTCAAGCCTGTACTATGAAGAATACGCTACCTTTTGCTCCGCCTCCACTCCTCTCTTATTGGCCAGCTCCTGGCGTCTCAGCTGGTCCTCGAAGTAGCGAAACTGTTCCGATTCAATCTGCATGCGTCGCAGAGCGGCGACGCGctgcctctcctcctccagcagcAGGAACCTTCTCCTGTCCTCGTCCAATAGggacagctgctgcagctgctggccACACCCGTGCACCACGACCGCCGCCTGGCTCTGAGGAAACAAAGATGAGCTCGTACAGGTGGCTGCGGCGAGTTCACCTAAAATAAACGACTACTAGTCTGAACATCACTGTAGGAGGTCACCTCTGACAGGCGTGTCACACCCTAACCTTCACCTGAAAGACAGGTGGGATGGACTCACCGCGCAGAGGCCGTTCCCCTGGATCGTTCCCATACCGAGCGCTCCTCTGATCAATTATCAATACTGTGAAAACTCACTCACCTGGGCTCTGAGGTATTCGCTGTGTTCCCTGCTGTATTTCTCCTCCAGGCGCTTCTTCAGCTCGTCTTTACGGGGAAACGCCACCTCCTGAAGTTTCTGCATAGACAGAACAGGTCACAGCAAAGACACCAGGACCAGAACCAGGTGTGGTTCTACAGCAGGAACACCTGAGGAACCGCAGCTGGAGCACCAAAAACAGCATAAATGTACGAGTGTGACTTTACAGAGGTCACTCTGGGTCCACCTGGACTCAGGAGGATTCATGATGTAGGGCTGGCGTGATGAGGGGGAGGGGCCAGATGGAGGCAGTCCTTCACAGCCACAACAACAAGACAAAGATTTGAAGTCTGGTTTAAGGACTGGACACGTTTCCAGCGACGTCCAGCGACCACTTATAAAAACGTCTTCCACCAGCCAAGCCAACTTTACACCGATGAACGAGTTTAACTACGTCAGCCACCATTGTGTCGCCTACTTAGAAACATCACATTTAAGAATAAACCAAGGAAACGCTGACACACGcgctcaaaacaaaaacaggaaggaaCAAATACGACGAGACGGGCGGAAATGGTCGCCCTCGCCCGCCATCTCACAGACCGATACCCAGAAATTCAACTTTTAAAGTTCAGTGAAATCCAGCTGTTATGTTTCTGCTCTTTAAGCTCCAGCTGTGGCAACTGCACGAGTTCCAGATGTTTCCTGATGTTTCTGCTGCACGATCAGTTTTCTAGAATCTTCCAGGGATGAAAACTTTCGTGTTTCTACCATGATAAAAACGGTCGTGACTTTTCTGACGCAGCCGTGAAAGCGTGAGCTCAGCATCAGGACAGATGTTTCTACACGACGGCGGCGAGCCTGCTTGCAGCGACTAACACGGCACTTTTAAGCCAGCTGATTAACGAACAAGTATCTGTCTCAGCTCCAACCCACCAGACACTCTCACCTGAACACTAACACCCCGCCCACCAGCTTCAGCCAACAGGATCTCAGTCGAAACATCCCCGAGCACAAATCGAGCAGGAGATCTGGAAACTTGTTCATGTGTTAAACATGTGGAGTGACATCTCCATCATCCTGCTAACAAACCACAGACTCGATGTATGAGCCAGATCTGTGTCAGCAGTGCACAGCGTTTAATCCTGGTTCAACTCTGAGCCTGACTTTTTAAaactccaccacatcccaagattaaaaaaataaacagtgcaTGGTTAGTCTGGCCTGAAGCCTCAGCTGAAGCCTCTTCATGGGCAGAATCGATGCACCAAAGGTTGTTAAGTACCAACAAGAAACAGGCCCACAGATCTGGAGATTTGCTAGCGTGGAAAACAACTCAGACAAGAGCGACAGACTGAAGGCTGCTCTGAGAAAGACGAGCATCATAGCGCTAACAGAAGCTAACTGCCACTGTGTTGTCCACAAACTGCTAACGACAAGCAGCCTGGAGAATATCTACCGACATCTGAGGACAAACCACCACATCTCAAATGATGAGTTACAACCATCGAGCCAGATTTTAAACCAGCATGGCAGCAGGAGCTAGCTGGATGTAGCTGGAGCTACCTGGAGCCATCAGAGGCCAAAGGAAGCTAACAGCTGCTAGCTGGAGCGACCTAAAACACTTACAGGAGGAGGTGAGGGGAAAGCTGCAGCACAGCGAGCAACAACCTGAGCAACAGGAAGCTGGGAGTGATAACACACAGGCTGATTGGGTGATTGTCTGCAGCTGGTggggaaacaaacaaagacaggaagtagAAGTGGCTCAAGAGCAGGCAGGTGAGcgtcttcaaaataaaacaggaagttcatAACGATTGTTACCTTCATGATGAAGTGTTTCTCGGGGATGGCAGTGCACTGCTGGTAGTCTCTGTGAGCGGGCAGCTTCTCTACAAATAGACTGAAAGACAGCGGCCGTCACATCACATGCTGTGCGAAACACCAAGCAGCCCTGCCCCCAACGCCACTGAGCCTCACGTGATAAACTTGGTGTAGAGGACGTAGGCGTTCTCCAGGCTGCCCTCCTCCAGGTAAACCGCCGCCATGCGCTCCATCTCCACGCCCGAGCGGAAGTAGCGTCTGGGCGCGATGTCCTCGTTGATCTCCACGCAGCATCCCATCTTCCCCAGCGCTCGGACGCGTTCCGCCGCCGTCAGCGACACGTCTGTGTAGTCGGGCTCTGCTGCCAGCTTCTTCTGTGGAAGAAAGTGTTTGTCAGAGAAGAGCAAAGATGGCAGCAGCCTCTAAAAACATCAACATGAGCACCAATGATTTCAGTTTGGAACGGTCATCGATGCTCAGAACGACCCTTCAGAGACCCGTGTCCCTCAGAGACCCGGGTTTGAGGAGGCTTTCTCTACGGCTCGACCactaagtaaaataaaatatctcagtgaaaGATTTTAAAAGTGTGTTCTGTTTAATAGCAGGTGACGAGCTTAAGGACACGAAACTCATTAAAGGAGCCGACATTAAAAACTCTGAATGGCGTCACAGCtgagctgatgtgtttttcAGGCAGGAAACTGAGATTTCCCGTCCCCGCTGGGAGCCTGAATGCAGCGTTTGTTGCTCAGCTCATTAAGATGACGGCGCCAGTCGGAGCGCCGAGAATAAGAAGACCTCTGTGCACCGAGCCGACACAGAAACAACCCCACTCTGTCTCACCTTTGATCTGATGTTTTATATAAAACTTTGTTCTTACTGATCAGGAAGCATTTTGTCTTTTACTTCTAATTTTATTCtaatctgattctgattttatatgtaattttattttattacaactcttttttttctttcacttttttaatcacactcgtttcattttatttcatttttagttaaataattaaatgacaaaaataaagtaAGAGACGTGATTTTCAGCATCCAGGTAAAATGATGCAGTCGTTGTAGACCTCAGCGCGTGCTGGCAGTCGTGTCACTGTTGTGTTGT carries:
- the stambpl1 gene encoding AMSH-like protease isoform X2 produces the protein MEQGFSLNTLKKLAAEPDYTDVSLTAAERVRALGKMGCCVEINEDIAPRRYFRSGVEMERMAAVYLEEGSLENAYVLYTKFITLFVEKLPAHRDYQQCTAIPEKHFIMKKLQEVAFPRKDELKKRLEEKYSREHSEYLRAQSQAAVVVHGCGQQLQQLSLLDEDRRRFLLLEEERQRVAALRRMQIESEQFRYFEDQLRRQELANKRGVEAEQKVQTKVPEVTDGSRLSQQPIKNSIRSLGADPNRNRLPAPVSQPAATLAGVQSERVEGLRRVLIPKGLTQSFLSLARSNTARGIETCGVLCGQLTHNEFTLTHVVVPKQTAGPDFCDMENVEELFSFQDEHHLLTLGWIHTHPTQTAFLSSVDLHTHCSYQLMLPEAVAIVCAPKHNECVQADQPGDVRSFCLQAERFPSSLQGAAALHGVQTRRVQGLAA
- the stambpl1 gene encoding AMSH-like protease isoform X1, with translation MEQGFSLNTLKKLAAEPDYTDVSLTAAERVRALGKMGCCVEINEDIAPRRYFRSGVEMERMAAVYLEEGSLENAYVLYTKFITLFVEKLPAHRDYQQCTAIPEKHFIMKKLQEVAFPRKDELKKRLEEKYSREHSEYLRAQSQAAVVVHGCGQQLQQLSLLDEDRRRFLLLEEERQRVAALRRMQIESEQFRYFEDQLRRQELANKRGVEAEQKVQTKVPEVTDGSRLSQQPIKNSIRSLGADPNRNRLPAPVSQPAATLAGVQSERVEGLRRVLIPKGLTQSFLSLARSNTARGIETCGVLCGQLTHNEFTLTHVVVPKQTAGPDFCDMENVEELFSFQDEHHLLTLGWIHTHPTQTAFLSSVDLHTHCSYQLMLPEAVAIVCAPKHNDTGVFRLTNLGMSEVSACKLKGFHPHSKEPPLFTVCRHVVFRDLRLNLLDLRV
- the stambpl1 gene encoding AMSH-like protease isoform X3 gives rise to the protein MNFLFYFEDAHLPALEPLLLPVFVCFPTSCRQSPNQPVCYHSQLPVAQVVARCAAAFPSPPPKLQEVAFPRKDELKKRLEEKYSREHSEYLRAQSQAAVVVHGCGQQLQQLSLLDEDRRRFLLLEEERQRVAALRRMQIESEQFRYFEDQLRRQELANKRGVEAEQKVQTKVPEVTDGSRLSQQPIKNSIRSLGADPNRNRLPAPVSQPAATLAGVQSERVEGLRRVLIPKGLTQSFLSLARSNTARGIETCGVLCGQLTHNEFTLTHVVVPKQTAGPDFCDMENVEELFSFQDEHHLLTLGWIHTHPTQTAFLSSVDLHTHCSYQLMLPEAVAIVCAPKHNDTGVFRLTNLGMSEVSACKLKGFHPHSKEPPLFTVCRHVVFRDLRLNLLDLRV